The proteins below are encoded in one region of Streptomyces marianii:
- a CDS encoding ISAs1 family transposase, producing MPSSLIPAPVRTPAPAHELLVQLLAGIPDPRRRRGVRHPVGALIAVAVCAVVAGARGFTAIGEWARDAGRVALERLGLERGGVDESTLRRLFARLDADRLDAVLGVWALTRTARVAGRRVIAIDGKTVRGARGGSSTAPHLVAALAHGSGAVLGQVAVGEKSNEIPAARELLQLLDLDGVVVTMDALHTQHDTATLVTRGGGDYVLTVKANQKSLYAQLKALPWTSIPAVTRTDRGHGRRATRTIKVVDVPAWVEFAGAEQVAQLRRTVTRKGRRTVEIVYLITSADARTAPPAVLAAWTQSHWEIENRLHWVRDVTFDEDRSQIRTGNAPRVMAALRNTAITLLRLDGHQNIAAALRHHARATDRPINLLLTA from the coding sequence ATGCCATCGTCTCTCATCCCTGCGCCTGTTCGCACCCCTGCCCCGGCTCATGAGCTCCTCGTCCAACTGCTTGCCGGGATACCTGATCCGCGCCGTCGACGCGGTGTCCGGCACCCGGTGGGTGCTCTGATCGCGGTGGCGGTGTGCGCGGTGGTGGCCGGAGCCCGGGGGTTCACCGCGATCGGGGAGTGGGCCCGGGACGCGGGACGTGTCGCGCTGGAACGGCTGGGCCTGGAGCGGGGCGGGGTGGACGAATCAACGCTGCGGCGCCTGTTCGCCCGCCTCGACGCGGACCGTCTCGATGCGGTGCTGGGAGTCTGGGCCCTGACCAGGACCGCACGTGTCGCGGGCCGCAGGGTGATCGCCATCGACGGCAAGACGGTCCGGGGCGCACGCGGCGGCAGCTCCACGGCCCCGCATCTGGTCGCCGCCCTCGCGCACGGGTCCGGCGCGGTGCTCGGTCAGGTCGCGGTGGGCGAGAAGAGCAACGAGATCCCCGCCGCCCGGGAACTGCTTCAACTCCTGGACCTGGACGGCGTCGTCGTCACGATGGACGCACTGCACACCCAGCACGACACCGCGACTCTGGTGACCAGGGGCGGAGGAGACTACGTCCTGACCGTGAAGGCGAATCAGAAGTCGTTGTACGCACAGCTCAAGGCGCTCCCCTGGACTTCGATACCCGCCGTCACCAGGACGGACCGAGGACACGGACGCCGCGCCACTCGCACGATCAAGGTCGTCGACGTGCCGGCATGGGTCGAGTTCGCCGGGGCCGAGCAAGTCGCCCAACTGCGGCGCACCGTCACCCGCAAGGGCCGACGGACCGTCGAGATCGTCTACCTGATCACCAGCGCGGACGCCCGCACCGCACCGCCCGCCGTCCTGGCCGCATGGACGCAGTCGCACTGGGAGATCGAGAACCGCCTGCACTGGGTCCGCGACGTCACCTTCGACGAAGACCGCTCCCAGATCCGCACCGGCAACGCACCCCGCGTCATGGCCGCCCTGCGCAACACGGCGATCACGCTGCTGCGCTTGGACGGACACCAGAACATCGCCGCCGCCCTACGGCATCACGCACGCGCCACCGACCGCCCCATCAACCTGCTCCTGACAGCCTGA
- a CDS encoding IS1182 family transposase → MRPGGLPSIPEQTARTARAAFPGGSLPMRVRDHLAEVFDDALFTDAFPDRGAPAQSPALLALVTVLQFTENLTDRQAADASRDRLSWKYALGAELSDAGFDFSALSKFRARLVGHGLERTLFDRLVEHCREAGLIKAGGKQRTDSTHVISAVRDLNRTELAGESVRAALEALAVAAPSWLAGVIDVAEFAERYGPRVDGWTMPRSKTKRDRLAQVFGQDALVLCRAAWSDTAPVWVREIEAVALLRQVMVQTYIIRTDGRGREVIKKRDADDEGVPPGHIRLASPYDPDARWSAKGDDLFWLGYKVHLTETCDTLPEAEAEAEAEAEAEAEAEAEAEAEAVRLPLRLITDVHTTEATVPDVKATAPIQQNLAERQVAPGEHYLDSGYASVDLVVEAAGRGIGMVTPLLADHSPQAKAAEGFAKSAFRVDWKARQVRCPQGATSAGWYPVTQHRWDAIVIEFARADCRPCPSRTNCTSSVRGTRMLTLRPRELHERTTTARTEQDTESWRAKYALRAGIEGTVNQALDVTGIRQARYRGLPKVTLQHAFSATALNIVRLDAWWTTNPLRKPRTSRLQRLSHQLAG, encoded by the coding sequence ATGCGGCCGGGGGGATTGCCGTCCATTCCTGAACAGACGGCCAGAACGGCCCGTGCGGCCTTCCCTGGTGGGAGCCTGCCCATGCGCGTGCGTGACCACCTTGCCGAGGTTTTCGACGACGCGTTGTTCACCGATGCGTTTCCCGATCGTGGGGCTCCCGCCCAGTCTCCGGCCCTGCTCGCGCTGGTGACGGTGCTGCAGTTCACGGAGAACCTGACCGACCGGCAGGCGGCGGACGCGTCGCGGGATCGCCTGTCGTGGAAGTACGCGCTGGGCGCGGAGCTCTCCGATGCCGGCTTCGACTTCTCCGCGCTGTCGAAGTTCCGTGCCCGGCTGGTCGGGCACGGCCTGGAGCGGACACTCTTCGACAGGCTCGTCGAGCACTGCCGCGAGGCCGGGCTGATCAAGGCCGGTGGCAAGCAGCGCACGGACTCCACCCATGTGATCAGCGCGGTCCGTGACCTGAACCGGACCGAGCTGGCCGGGGAGAGTGTGCGGGCCGCTCTGGAGGCGCTGGCGGTGGCGGCGCCGTCCTGGCTGGCCGGCGTGATCGACGTCGCCGAGTTCGCCGAACGCTACGGGCCGCGCGTGGATGGCTGGACGATGCCGCGCTCGAAGACCAAGCGGGACCGGCTTGCCCAGGTCTTCGGCCAGGACGCGCTGGTCCTGTGCCGGGCCGCCTGGTCCGACACCGCGCCGGTGTGGGTCCGCGAGATCGAGGCGGTGGCCCTCCTGCGGCAGGTCATGGTGCAGACCTACATCATCCGTACCGATGGCCGGGGACGGGAGGTGATCAAGAAGCGGGACGCCGACGACGAGGGCGTCCCGCCCGGCCATATCCGTCTGGCCTCCCCGTACGACCCCGACGCCCGCTGGTCGGCCAAGGGCGACGACCTGTTCTGGCTCGGATACAAGGTCCACCTCACCGAGACCTGCGACACCCTCCCCGAAGCCGAAGCCGAAGCCGAAGCCGAAGCCGAAGCCGAAGCCGAAGCCGAAGCCGAAGCCGAAGCCGAAGCCGTGAGGCTGCCGTTGCGGTTGATCACGGATGTCCACACCACCGAGGCGACCGTTCCGGACGTCAAGGCCACCGCGCCCATCCAGCAGAACCTGGCCGAGCGGCAGGTCGCACCGGGCGAGCACTACCTCGACTCCGGATACGCCTCCGTCGACCTGGTCGTGGAAGCGGCGGGCCGGGGCATCGGCATGGTCACCCCGCTCCTGGCCGACCACTCCCCGCAGGCCAAGGCCGCCGAGGGCTTCGCCAAGAGCGCGTTCCGCGTCGACTGGAAGGCCCGCCAGGTCCGTTGCCCCCAGGGGGCCACCAGCGCCGGCTGGTACCCGGTCACCCAGCACCGATGGGACGCCATCGTGATCGAATTCGCCCGAGCCGACTGCCGTCCCTGTCCCTCCCGGACCAACTGCACCAGCTCGGTCCGCGGTACCCGCATGCTCACCCTGCGTCCCCGTGAACTCCACGAACGCACCACCACAGCCAGAACCGAACAGGACACCGAGTCCTGGAGGGCCAAGTACGCCCTCCGCGCCGGCATCGAGGGCACCGTCAACCAGGCCCTCGACGTCACCGGCATCCGCCAGGCCCGCTACCGCGGGCTACCGAAAGTCACCCTCCAACACGCCTTCTCCGCCACCGCCCTCAACATCGTCCGCCTCGACGCCTGGTGGACCACCAACCCACTACGCAAGCCCCGCACCAGCCGACTGCAGCGCCTCAGCCACCAACTCGCCGGCTGA
- a CDS encoding ISAs1 family transposase has translation MFVPPSFPVAAPVPHAPRLEALGESAAKEQVRCLVAEFESVTDPRGACGVRYRLSSLLALVVCAMTPSGHDSITAAAEWCRRATSEELAAFGLPYHPLLGRYRVPSEKTLRSVLGRLDPGEIGAASYDYLRPLLSAQPHRPEPVMPDGGAEREQRRAHRAAARAEPVRLRRRAIAVDGKCLRGARRPDCSRVFVLSAVRHGDGVTLASREIGAKTNEIPEFAPLLDRIDDADLAGVVVTADALHAQRDHAIYLRERGAHYLLTIKNNQRGQARQLHALPWKEIPVIHRDDARGHGRHEQRLVQVVTVEGLLFPHAAQVLRIQRRRRLYGAKKWSSETVYAITDLPAEEANAAEIASWARGHWTVENTVHWCRDVTFNEDKSQVRTHNAPAVLAALRDLIRSALKLAGYVNIAAGRRAHTERPRVLALYGIT, from the coding sequence GTGTTCGTTCCTCCATCATTCCCTGTCGCTGCCCCCGTGCCTCATGCGCCCCGCCTGGAAGCCCTCGGCGAGAGCGCCGCCAAGGAGCAAGTCCGCTGCCTGGTAGCCGAGTTCGAATCGGTCACTGATCCGAGAGGGGCTTGCGGAGTGCGGTACCGGCTCTCCTCGCTGCTGGCCCTGGTGGTCTGCGCGATGACCCCGTCCGGCCACGACTCGATCACCGCGGCGGCGGAGTGGTGCCGACGTGCGACGTCGGAGGAACTGGCCGCCTTCGGCTTGCCCTACCACCCACTCCTTGGCCGCTACCGGGTGCCGAGCGAGAAGACCCTGCGCAGCGTCCTGGGGCGGCTCGATCCCGGTGAGATCGGCGCGGCCAGCTACGACTACCTTCGGCCTCTGCTGTCCGCACAGCCCCACCGGCCGGAGCCGGTAATGCCCGACGGTGGGGCTGAGCGTGAACAGCGCCGGGCCCACCGGGCGGCCGCCCGCGCCGAGCCGGTACGGCTCCGGCGGCGGGCGATCGCGGTGGACGGCAAGTGCCTGCGCGGCGCGAGGCGCCCGGACTGCAGCCGGGTCTTCGTCCTGTCCGCCGTCCGTCACGGCGACGGTGTCACTCTCGCCTCCCGCGAGATCGGCGCGAAGACCAACGAAATCCCCGAGTTCGCACCTCTCCTCGACAGAATCGACGACGCGGATCTCGCGGGGGTGGTCGTTACCGCCGATGCCCTCCACGCCCAACGCGACCACGCCATCTACCTGCGCGAACGCGGCGCTCACTACCTGCTGACCATCAAGAACAACCAGCGCGGCCAGGCCCGTCAACTCCACGCCCTGCCCTGGAAGGAGATCCCCGTGATCCACCGCGACGACGCCCGGGGCCACGGCCGTCACGAGCAGCGGCTCGTGCAGGTCGTCACCGTCGAGGGCCTGCTCTTCCCGCACGCGGCCCAGGTCCTGCGGATCCAGCGCCGTCGCCGTCTCTACGGGGCGAAAAAATGGTCCAGCGAGACCGTCTACGCCATCACCGACCTGCCCGCCGAGGAAGCGAACGCAGCCGAGATCGCGTCCTGGGCTCGCGGGCACTGGACCGTGGAAAATACCGTCCACTGGTGTCGAGATGTCACCTTCAACGAGGACAAGTCCCAGGTCAGGACCCACAACGCGCCCGCCGTACTCGCTGCCCTCCGCGACCTGATCCGCAGCGCGCTCAAGCTCGCCGGCTACGTCAACATCGCCGCCGGACGACGAGCGCACACCGAGCGCCCCCGCGTCCTAGCCCTCTACGGCATCACATGA
- the ltrA gene encoding group II intron reverse transcriptase/maturase, whose amino-acid sequence MPEDAPLNSGAPDQIPQGAWSRVSGMQAKLHRWAAADPGRRFDDLFNFVHDPATLLVAFDRVAGNKGARTPGVDGLTVTDVEDSVGVPRFLDDLRTSLKEGTFRPLPVRERKIPKPGGSGKIRSLGIPTVADRIVQAALKLVLEPIFEADFEPVSYGFRPKRRAQDAIAEIHYFGTRGYRWVLDADIEAAFDNVSHAALMGRVRLRVKDKRVLALVKAFLKAGILTELGDFEDTHTGTPQGGILSPLIFNVVMSVLDEHLHGPWKDGGSMSTESRRAYRRRKGSPTWRLVRYCDDFVVVVHGDRNDVLALREDVAAVLAPMGLRLSQAKTQVVHMSDGFDFLGFHIQWRRKRGTNKWHVYTFIADRPIRSLKAKIRALTHRTSQQDLEHVLTRINQVMHGWANYFRHAVAKSTFSMLDNFAWWRIIRMLMERHHWRWKDVRRRLTTPTGRWKPVTGGQVELRKIPRDPHHPVSLPQ is encoded by the coding sequence ATGCCGGAAGATGCGCCGCTGAACAGCGGCGCTCCCGACCAGATCCCGCAGGGGGCCTGGTCGCGGGTATCGGGGATGCAGGCCAAGCTTCACCGTTGGGCGGCGGCCGATCCCGGCCGCAGGTTCGACGACCTGTTCAACTTCGTGCACGACCCGGCGACGCTGCTGGTGGCGTTCGACCGGGTCGCGGGAAACAAGGGGGCGCGCACTCCCGGCGTCGACGGCCTCACGGTCACCGACGTCGAGGACAGTGTTGGCGTCCCGAGGTTCCTGGACGACCTGCGGACGTCCCTGAAGGAGGGGACGTTCCGGCCGCTGCCGGTGCGGGAACGCAAGATCCCCAAGCCGGGCGGGTCGGGAAAGATCCGCAGCCTCGGCATTCCCACCGTGGCTGACCGGATCGTCCAGGCGGCGCTGAAGCTGGTGCTGGAACCCATCTTCGAGGCCGACTTCGAGCCGGTCTCCTATGGGTTTCGGCCCAAGCGGCGGGCCCAGGACGCGATCGCTGAGATCCACTACTTCGGCACCCGCGGCTACCGCTGGGTGCTGGATGCGGACATCGAGGCGGCCTTCGACAACGTCTCGCATGCGGCCCTGATGGGCCGGGTGCGGCTGCGGGTGAAGGACAAACGCGTGCTGGCGCTGGTCAAGGCGTTCCTCAAGGCCGGGATCCTCACCGAACTCGGCGACTTCGAGGACACCCACACCGGCACGCCGCAAGGCGGCATCCTCTCCCCGCTGATCTTCAACGTGGTGATGTCGGTGCTCGATGAGCACCTGCACGGACCGTGGAAGGACGGCGGGAGCATGTCGACCGAGAGCCGACGCGCCTACCGGCGCCGCAAGGGGTCACCGACGTGGCGGCTGGTCCGCTACTGCGATGACTTCGTCGTTGTCGTCCACGGCGACCGCAACGACGTGCTGGCGCTGCGCGAAGACGTCGCCGCTGTGCTCGCCCCCATGGGCCTTCGCCTCTCGCAGGCCAAGACCCAGGTGGTGCACATGAGCGACGGGTTCGACTTCCTGGGGTTCCACATCCAGTGGCGCCGCAAGCGGGGAACGAACAAGTGGCACGTCTACACCTTCATCGCCGACCGGCCCATCCGGTCGCTGAAGGCCAAGATCCGTGCCCTGACACACAGGACGTCGCAGCAGGATCTGGAACACGTGCTGACCAGAATCAACCAGGTCATGCACGGCTGGGCCAACTACTTCAGGCACGCTGTCGCGAAAAGCACCTTCAGTATGCTGGACAACTTCGCCTGGTGGCGAATCATCCGCATGCTGATGGAGCGGCACCACTGGAGATGGAAGGACGTCCGCCGACGGCTCACCACGCCCACCGGGCGCTGGAAGCCAGTCACCGGCGGACAGGTCGAACTGCGGAAAATCCCCCGCGATCCCCATCACCCGGTATCGCTACCGCAGTAG
- a CDS encoding transposase, which produces MDCQGEPAQPLALARTGADRHQVGHARWKFLTWCADSDIPEVRQLAVTVDRWWTEIDAFIDTGHSNAKSEGINRVIKLVARNAFGFLAF; this is translated from the coding sequence GTGGATTGCCAAGGAGAACCTGCGCAACCCCTCGCCCTGGCCCGCACCGGGGCCGACCGCCATCAAGTCGGCCACGCCCGATGGAAGTTCCTCACGTGGTGCGCGGACTCCGACATCCCCGAGGTGCGGCAGCTCGCCGTCACCGTCGACCGCTGGTGGACCGAGATCGACGCGTTCATCGACACCGGGCACAGCAACGCGAAGAGCGAGGGCATCAACCGCGTGATCAAGCTCGTCGCCCGCAACGCGTTTGGCTTCCTTGCATTTTGA
- a CDS encoding transposase, translating to MIVASRHELTVDQAKAVMHTLPSPAPDVDALQELASFRGQLCSCLHRRGDALFELVEAMLCTAGPVRSPVELSLEPEFLRRHSSVYDALHHGRVSIDRLRRPWFSACPRPGRVSR from the coding sequence ATGATCGTGGCTTCTCGCCACGAGTTGACAGTCGATCAGGCAAAGGCCGTGATGCACACTCTTCCCTCTCCCGCGCCTGATGTCGATGCCCTGCAGGAACTAGCGTCGTTCCGGGGCCAGTTGTGCTCCTGTCTGCACCGTCGAGGCGATGCGCTGTTCGAACTCGTCGAGGCCATGCTGTGCACCGCCGGTCCGGTTCGGTCGCCGGTGGAGCTGTCGCTGGAGCCGGAGTTCCTGCGGCGGCACAGCTCGGTCTACGATGCGCTGCACCACGGGCGGGTCTCGATCGACCGGCTGCGCAGGCCCTGGTTCAGCGCCTGTCCCCGGCCCGGCCGGGTGAGCCGCTGA
- a CDS encoding DUF6042 family protein, which produces MGLAEVMVALGIASQTSGVWSMPVTLPTPEDELPLARTRISGLARLRAAQGRPLEG; this is translated from the coding sequence ATGGGACTCGCCGAGGTGATGGTCGCCCTCGGCATCGCCTCCCAGACCAGCGGTGTGTGGTCCATGCCCGTCACGCTCCCGACCCCCGAAGACGAACTGCCACTTGCCCGCACGCGGATCTCCGGTCTGGCCCGCCTGCGGGCAGCACAGGGCCGCCCGCTCGAAGGCTGA
- a CDS encoding ATP-binding protein has translation MRYFNTAGPCVPTRHYMVPAQERLPRARGYIEQGQYFVVHAPRQTGKTTVLAAMARELTASGRYAALHFSCESAEVAGEDYGQAELLVLEAIRRSAESAGLPDDLAPSASWPDAVPGSRLTRGLTEWVRNCPRPLVLFFDEIDALRGESLRSVLRQLRDGFTVSRGGFPHAVVLCGLRDVRDYKAASGGDPGRLGTSSPFNIKVASLRLGDFTEAEVAELYGQHTTETGQDFTVDALERAFSFTQGQPWLVNALAREVVEEMGVPSDTPITAEYMEEAKERLILARATHLDSLAARLGEDRVRRVIQPLIAGELLLPTDTYDDDLAYVRDLGLVAPDAPVRVANPIYQEVIVRVLGNNTEGQVVAAPSSFRLPDGRIDMDKLLCSFAEFWRENGEILATASTYPEAAAQLVMMAYLHRIVNGAGFIDREYGVGRRRVDLLIRQPYTAADGSRAVQREALELKVWRQGRTDPLAEGLARLDDYLDRMELSTGTLVVFDTRPQTAPVHERTAFSQQTTPSGRTVTLLRA, from the coding sequence ATGCGCTACTTCAATACGGCCGGGCCGTGCGTCCCCACGCGTCACTACATGGTGCCGGCCCAGGAGCGGCTGCCCAGGGCCCGCGGGTACATCGAGCAGGGCCAGTACTTCGTGGTGCACGCGCCACGGCAGACCGGGAAGACGACGGTGCTGGCGGCGATGGCCCGGGAACTGACGGCCTCGGGCCGGTACGCGGCGCTGCACTTCTCTTGCGAGAGCGCGGAGGTGGCCGGGGAGGACTACGGCCAGGCCGAGCTGCTGGTGCTGGAGGCGATTCGGCGGTCCGCGGAGTCCGCTGGGCTTCCTGATGATCTCGCGCCCTCCGCCTCCTGGCCCGACGCGGTGCCCGGGTCCCGGCTCACGCGGGGGCTGACTGAGTGGGTGCGGAACTGTCCGCGTCCGCTGGTGCTGTTCTTCGACGAGATCGACGCGCTGCGGGGGGAGAGCCTGCGCAGTGTGCTGCGCCAGTTGCGTGATGGCTTCACTGTCAGCCGTGGCGGCTTCCCGCATGCGGTGGTGCTGTGCGGGCTGCGGGATGTGCGTGACTACAAGGCGGCCTCGGGCGGGGATCCGGGGCGCCTTGGTACGTCGAGTCCGTTCAACATCAAGGTGGCGTCGCTGCGGTTGGGCGACTTCACCGAGGCCGAGGTCGCCGAGCTGTACGGGCAGCACACCACGGAGACGGGCCAGGATTTCACGGTGGATGCGCTGGAGCGTGCCTTCAGCTTTACCCAGGGACAGCCGTGGCTGGTCAACGCGCTGGCCCGGGAGGTCGTCGAGGAGATGGGGGTGCCGTCGGACACGCCGATCACGGCCGAGTACATGGAGGAGGCGAAGGAGCGGCTGATCCTGGCGCGTGCGACGCATCTGGACTCGCTGGCCGCCAGGTTGGGCGAAGACCGGGTGCGGCGGGTGATCCAGCCGCTGATCGCGGGCGAGCTGCTCCTGCCGACGGACACGTACGACGACGATCTGGCGTACGTGCGCGACCTGGGGCTGGTCGCTCCGGACGCGCCGGTGCGGGTGGCCAATCCGATCTACCAGGAGGTCATTGTCCGGGTCCTGGGAAACAACACGGAGGGTCAGGTCGTCGCCGCCCCGAGCAGCTTCCGGCTGCCGGACGGCCGGATCGACATGGACAAGCTGCTGTGCTCCTTCGCCGAGTTCTGGCGGGAGAACGGCGAGATCCTGGCCACCGCCTCGACCTACCCGGAGGCCGCAGCACAGCTGGTGATGATGGCTTACCTGCACCGGATCGTGAACGGGGCGGGTTTCATCGACCGGGAGTACGGGGTCGGCCGGCGGCGCGTGGACCTGCTGATTCGCCAGCCGTACACCGCTGCCGACGGTTCGCGGGCGGTGCAGCGCGAGGCGCTGGAGCTGAAGGTGTGGCGCCAGGGCCGCACCGACCCCCTCGCCGAGGGGCTGGCACGGTTGGACGACTACCTGGACCGCATGGAGCTGTCCACGGGCACCCTCGTCGTCTTCGACACCCGCCCGCAGACAGCCCCGGTCCACGAGCGCACCGCCTTCTCGCAGCAGACCACGCCCTCCGGGCGCACCGTCACCCTGCTGCGCGCCTGA
- a CDS encoding SGNH/GDSL hydrolase family protein produces MEMNASYTSLVAVGDSFTEGMSDLLPDGTYRGWADLLAARLAARAPGFRYANLAVRGKLIGQIVEEQVGLAATMRADVVTLVGGLNDTLRPKCDLGRVRDLLEEAVERLAPNCRRLVLMRSPGRQGPVMERFRPRMEELFEHIDGLAARHGALVVDLYGAEVLGDQRMWDVDRLHLTAEGHRRVAEAVWQTLGLAAEDDWRSPLPPPVPLGWAARRSADLRFARNHLIPWIGRRVTGRSSGDGLPPKRRELLVWDADGSSRAERQSTGLS; encoded by the coding sequence ATGGAGATGAATGCCTCATACACCAGTCTTGTCGCGGTCGGTGACTCGTTCACCGAGGGCATGTCCGACCTGCTCCCCGACGGCACGTACCGGGGCTGGGCGGATCTCCTCGCCGCCCGGCTGGCAGCCCGCGCCCCCGGCTTCCGGTACGCGAACCTGGCCGTCCGGGGCAAGCTCATCGGGCAGATCGTCGAGGAGCAGGTGGGCCTCGCCGCCACCATGCGGGCGGACGTGGTGACGCTGGTCGGCGGCCTCAACGACACGCTGCGCCCCAAGTGCGACCTGGGCCGGGTACGCGACCTGCTGGAAGAGGCCGTGGAACGCCTCGCTCCGAACTGCCGTCGGCTGGTACTGATGCGCAGCCCGGGCCGGCAGGGGCCGGTGATGGAACGCTTCCGGCCCCGCATGGAGGAGCTCTTCGAGCACATCGACGGTCTGGCGGCCCGACACGGCGCGCTGGTGGTCGACCTGTACGGAGCCGAGGTCCTCGGCGACCAGCGCATGTGGGACGTGGACCGGCTGCATCTGACGGCCGAGGGCCATCGGAGGGTCGCCGAAGCCGTCTGGCAGACGCTGGGCCTGGCTGCCGAGGACGACTGGCGGTCCCCCCTCCCTCCGCCCGTACCTCTTGGCTGGGCGGCCCGCCGGTCCGCCGATCTCCGGTTCGCCCGGAACCACCTGATTCCGTGGATCGGGCGCCGTGTGACCGGACGCTCGTCGGGCGACGGCCTGCCGCCGAAGAGGCGCGAGCTGCTGGTGTGGGACGCGGACGGGAGCAGTCGGGCGGAACGGCAGAGCACCGGCCTCTCGTAG
- a CDS encoding hemolysin family protein, translating to MTAVQLFIGLLTLVVNAFFVGAEFAMISVRRSQIEPEADAGNRPARSVMWGLEHVSALLAAAQLGITLCTLVLGVVAEPAIAHLLEPVFDAVGVPHGLIHPISFVIALGVATYLHMLLGEMVPKNIALAEPARAALLLGPPLVALTRALRPVIFAINAFANALLKLLRVETRDEVSATFSDDELARMVSDSGAAGLLDDRAAERLQDALELGRRPVVDVVTPVERVIYAQVGTTPEELERLAAESGFSRFPVVDSTRRILGYLHVKDALDQAPRNRPFPVSALRPIARVRAETPLDDVLTAMRRSRTHLAAVLDENGKLAGLVTMEDVLRILVGPPGQPR from the coding sequence ATGACCGCGGTTCAGCTCTTCATCGGTCTGCTGACCCTGGTGGTCAATGCCTTCTTCGTCGGCGCCGAGTTCGCCATGATCTCCGTGCGCCGCAGCCAGATCGAGCCCGAGGCCGATGCCGGAAACCGGCCCGCCCGGAGCGTCATGTGGGGGCTGGAGCACGTCTCGGCCCTGCTCGCCGCGGCCCAGCTCGGCATCACGCTGTGCACCCTGGTGCTGGGTGTGGTCGCGGAGCCGGCCATCGCCCATCTGCTGGAGCCGGTCTTCGACGCCGTCGGGGTGCCTCACGGGCTGATCCACCCGATCTCGTTCGTGATCGCCCTCGGCGTCGCCACCTATCTGCACATGCTGCTCGGCGAGATGGTCCCAAAGAACATCGCCCTCGCGGAGCCCGCACGAGCCGCGCTGCTCCTCGGCCCTCCCCTGGTGGCGCTCACCCGGGCGCTGCGGCCGGTCATCTTCGCGATCAACGCCTTCGCCAACGCGCTGCTGAAGCTGCTGCGGGTGGAGACCAGGGACGAGGTCTCCGCGACCTTCTCGGACGACGAGCTCGCACGGATGGTCAGCGATTCCGGAGCCGCCGGGCTGCTTGACGACCGGGCCGCCGAGCGGCTGCAGGATGCCCTGGAGCTGGGACGACGCCCGGTCGTGGACGTGGTGACGCCCGTTGAGCGCGTGATCTACGCACAGGTCGGCACGACGCCCGAGGAGCTGGAGCGGCTCGCTGCGGAGTCCGGATTCTCGCGCTTCCCCGTCGTCGACAGCACTCGACGGATCCTCGGCTATCTGCATGTGAAGGACGCCCTGGACCAGGCGCCCCGCAACAGGCCGTTCCCCGTGTCGGCGCTGCGGCCCATCGCCCGGGTGCGGGCCGAGACCCCGCTCGACGACGTGCTGACCGCCATGCGGCGCAGCCGAACCCACCTCGCCGCGGTCCTGGACGAGAACGGGAAGCTCGCCGGCCTGGTCACGATGGAGGACGTGCTCCGGATCCTTGTCGGGCCTCCGGGGCAGCCCCGCTGA
- a CDS encoding GNAT family N-acetyltransferase, whose amino-acid sequence MAAMSDLRTRAATPADLDAVLAFWKVAAEGTSISDDRDGIERLVAGDPEALILAERGGALAGTVIAGFDGWRCHLYRLAVHPDHRRQGVAGALLGAAEERFLRLGGRRSDAMVLNRNESAHPAWRAAGYAPEPQWSRWVKPLRQCRVRQGLPVKERRPVR is encoded by the coding sequence ATGGCCGCCATGAGCGATCTTCGGACAAGGGCCGCCACCCCGGCCGATCTCGACGCCGTACTCGCCTTCTGGAAGGTGGCCGCCGAGGGCACGAGCATCAGCGACGACCGGGACGGGATCGAGCGGCTGGTGGCCGGGGATCCCGAGGCACTCATCCTCGCAGAGCGTGGCGGAGCACTGGCAGGAACGGTCATCGCGGGTTTCGACGGCTGGCGCTGTCATCTCTACCGGCTGGCGGTCCATCCCGATCACCGGCGGCAGGGGGTCGCCGGCGCGCTGCTCGGGGCCGCGGAGGAGCGCTTCCTGCGCTTGGGCGGGCGGCGCTCGGACGCGATGGTGCTCAACCGGAACGAGTCCGCGCACCCCGCGTGGCGGGCGGCCGGATACGCGCCCGAGCCGCAGTGGAGTCGCTGGGTGAAACCGCTCCGCCAGTGCCGCGTCAGGCAAGGATTGCCCGTCAAGGAGCGGCGTCCGGTGCGGTAG